The Magnolia sinica isolate HGM2019 chromosome 9, MsV1, whole genome shotgun sequence genome contains a region encoding:
- the LOC131256621 gene encoding mitochondrial outer membrane import complex protein METAXIN → MDDQKEKGLVLVTRKPCFGLLTACPSCLPVYIYLRLANLPFDVHFDTANPDSDDIPLVEYGDYVAFNNEKGGTIESLKEDGIVDLDSKLPSNSIPEWLSTKAMISSWLVDAAFYELWVGSDGSAADKIYFSDLPWPVGKVLHWKQTQAAKLLLGITKVNAVEREAEIYRKANLAYEALSVKLGDQTFLFENRPTSLDAIFLGHALFVLQTSADTSVLHSQLMKHDNLVRYAEHLKTKFLEAGSSSSSSSVPRSPRDPSSSSTPRRGPFSHWSSKPKPKPKREKTEEEKTFKRRAKYFLATQAIAIVIFLSLLGGSDDAEVEVDDDDDGLNYDD, encoded by the exons ATGGACGATCAGAAAGAGAAAGGGCTTGTTCTTGTAACAAGGAAGCCTTGTTTCGGTCTCCTAACTGCCTGCCCTTCTTGCCTACCCGTTTATATCTACCTCCGCCTCGCCAATCTGCCGTTCGACGTCCATTTCGACACCGCCAATCCCGATTCAG ATGACATACCGTTGGTTGAGTATGGTGATTACGTGGCATTCAATAATGAGAAGGGCGGGACCATTGAAAGTCTAAAAGAAGATGGTATCGTTGATCTAGACTCGAAACTTCCAAGTAACTCTATCCCAGAGTGGTTGTCGACAAAGGCAATGATCAGCTCATGGCTTGTGGATGCTGCATTCTATGAACTCTGGGTGGGTTCTGATGGAAGTGCTGCAGATAAGATATATTTCTCTGATCTTCCATGGCCAGTAGGCAAGGTTCTCCATTGGAAGCAAACCCAAGCTGCAAAGCTACTACTTGGGATAACAAAAGTCAATGCTGTAGAAAGAGAAGCTGAG ATATACAGGAAAGCAAACCTTGCATATGAGGCCCTATCAGTGAAGTTAGGGGATCAGACCTTTCTCTTTGAAAACAG GCCTACAAGTTTGGATGCTATTTTCCTTGGACATGCCCTTTTTGTCCTTCAAACTTCAGCT GATACATCTGTATTGCATAGCCAGCTCATGAAGCATGACAATCTTGTAAGATATGCTGAACATCTAAAGACAAAATTCTTGGAAGCtggctcatcatcatcatcatcatcggtGCCACGGTCTCCTCGTGACCCTTCATCATCGTCGACACCAAGGAGAGGACCCTTCTCACATTGGA GTTCTaagcccaaacccaaacctaagagGGAGAAGACAGAGGAAGAGAAAACCTTCAAAAGAAGGGCCAAGTACTTTCTAGCAACCCAGGCGATCGCCATTgttatcttcctctctctccttggtGGGTCTGATGATGCCGAAGTGGAGGTTGACGACGACGATGATGGATTGAATTATGATGACTAG
- the LOC131256622 gene encoding protein ROLLING AND ERECT LEAF 2-like isoform X1 yields MGCSNSKLGDEEVVQLCKDRRRFIKQAIEYRIQFAARHAAYIESLRRVSLALQDYVDGAEGHECIGESLRNPFSMPTKKTIPELTGVPLKSSSTTPIQSQSSHTVHYLRSSGTPSVSVIERPHSPETMRVESYPPMHHFGIDSFFVAQSPPRKNSPYFSSPCHKSSFPPPSPIQTSQFDFFWDPFLSLDTYAYPTRNSLDQMDIDNEMAELRQACEEKEIPKLEEENDIKEAEMKEESVGEDSDMEHGKEGLQSQSKDSTEVSEAQNGVETKVGNGEEVVTRDGEASLERTGFTVYASRRPTSMAEVVKDLDTQFSTVCNSATEVLRILEATGPQKSSTATELTAAKLLNPVALFRSTSSPFFHASSGTRDDGSDSSNDISDESWMLRRSHRSTLDRLCEWEKKLYEEVKSGARIRRAYEKKCLQIMDVKDEDSSVDEKTKAMIRDLHARMKVSMHTIGSVSKRIKALRDEELQPQLMELIRGLSRMWRVIAECHVIQKRTIEEGKLILSDTPPKRSETSGDPDPARLARSAASLESELRNWRACFESWVTSQRSYVRSLAGWAQRCVRSDTNTPKFLFPSRPSNAGPPIFEICIQWSGFLDAVPEAGATEGMDFFAAGVASVYGREEEAKRAERFGGGVSADTEGKVDAAEREEGRVTEEVAVRILCAGMSAAVSSLTEFAVKSAERYEEVMKQWEKDTPEKDGA; encoded by the exons ATGGGATGTTCTAATTCAAAGTTGGGTGATGAGGAGGTGGTCCAGCTTTGTAAGGATAGAAGGAGATTCATCAAACAGGCCATCGAGTATAGAATTCAATTTGCAGCCAGGCATGCTGCTTATATCGAGTCACTAAGACGAGTTTCTCTCGCACTCCAGGACTACGTCGATGGAGCTGAAGGCCACGAATGCATTGGCGAATCACTCAGAAATCCCTTCTCCATGCCCACGAAGAAAACAATCCCTGAGCTCACTGGCGTTCCTTTGAAGTCCTCATCTACAACGCCAATTCAATCCCAATCTTCTCACACAGTTCATTACTTGAGATCAAGTGGAACTCCATCGGTTTCCGTCATTGAGAGGCCCCATTCACCAGAGACCATGAGAGTAGAATCCTACCCCCCAATGCATCATTTCGGAATCGATAGCTTCTTTGTCGCGCAATCACCACCACGTAAGAACTCACCCTACTTCTCTTCGCCATGCCACAAGTCAAGCTTTCCTCCGCCATCACCTATCCAAACTTCCCAATTCGACTTCTTTTGGGACCCCTTTTTGTCGCTGGATACGTACGCGTACCCCACTAGGAACAGTCTCGATCAGATGGACATCGACAATGAAATGGCAGAGCTGAGGCAAGCTTGTGAAGAAAAAGAGATACCCAAATTAGAAGAGGAAAATGATATCAAAGAGGCAGAAATGAAGGAAGAAAGTGTTGGCGAGGACAGTGATATGGAGCacgggaaggaggggcttcaatcTCAGAGTAAAGACAGCACTGAAGTATCAGAAGCGCAAAATGGGGTAGAAACTAAAGTTGGTAATGGAGAGGAAGTAGTGACCAGAGATGGAGAAGCATCATTAGAAAGAACTGGTTTTACTGTCTATGCGAGCCGAAGACCGACGAGTATGGCAGAGGTTGTCAAGGACCTCGATACCCAGTTCAGTACAGTGTGCAATTCTGCTACAGAGGTTTTGAGGATTTTGGAGGCAACTGGACCACAGAAATCCTCAACTGCAACTGAGCTAACAG CCGCAAAACTGTTGAATCCGGTTGCTTTGTTCCGCTCGACATCATCTCCATTCTTTCACGCTTCTTCTGGTACCAGAGACGATGGTTCCGACAGCAGTAATGACATCTCTGATGAATCTTGGATGCTTCGTAGGAGTCACCGATCAACATTAGACAGATTGTGCGAATGGGAGAAGAAGCTTTATGAGGAAGTTAAG TCTGGAGCTCGAATTCGAAGAGCTTATGAGAAGAAGTGCCTGCAAATCATGGATGTGAAGGATGAGGATTCATCCGTGGATGAGAAAACAAAGGCCATGATACGGGATCTTCATGCACGGATGAAAGTTTCTATGCACACGATCGGATCGGTGTCGAAGAGAATCAAGGCATTAAGGGATGAGGAGCTGCAGCCACAGCTAATGGAGCTGATTAGAGG GTTGTCGAGGATGTGGCGAGTGATTGCGGAGTGCCACGTCATCCAGAAGCGCACGATAGAGGAAGGCAAGCTCATCCTATCCGACACGCCTCCGAAACGCTCCGAGACATCGGGCGATCCCGATCCGGCCCGACTCGCCCGATCCGCCGCGAGTCTTGAGTCGGAGCTCCGAAACTGGCGCGCCTGCTTCGAGTCCTGGGTCACATCTCAACGGTCCTACGTCCGCTCCCTTGCTGGGTGGGCCCAACGATGCGTCCGATCCGATACCAACACGCCGAAATTCCTATTCCCTTCCCGCCCATCCAACGCCGGGCCGCCGATATTCGAGATCTGCATCCAGTGGTCCGGATTCCTAGACGCTGTCCCCGAGGCCGGCGCGACCGAGGGCATGGATTTCTTCGCGGCCGGGGTCGCGTCGGTGTACGGAAGGGAGGAGGAGGCGAAGAGAGCAGAGCGTTTCGGTGGCGGAGTTTCGGCCGATACGGAAGGGAAGGTGGATGCGGCGGAGAGAGAGGAGGGACGTGTGACGGAGGAAGTCGCCGTTAGAATTCTGTGCGCGGGCATGTCGGCTGCCGTTAGTTCGCTAACGGAGTTCGCCGTTAAGTCTGCCGAGCGGTACGAGGAGGTGATGAAGCAATGGGAGAAGGACACGCCGGAAAAGGATGGGGCGTAA
- the LOC131256622 gene encoding protein ALTERED PHOSPHATE STARVATION RESPONSE 1-like isoform X2: MPTKKTIPELTGVPLKSSSTTPIQSQSSHTVHYLRSSGTPSVSVIERPHSPETMRVESYPPMHHFGIDSFFVAQSPPRKNSPYFSSPCHKSSFPPPSPIQTSQFDFFWDPFLSLDTYAYPTRNSLDQMDIDNEMAELRQACEEKEIPKLEEENDIKEAEMKEESVGEDSDMEHGKEGLQSQSKDSTEVSEAQNGVETKVGNGEEVVTRDGEASLERTGFTVYASRRPTSMAEVVKDLDTQFSTVCNSATEVLRILEATGPQKSSTATELTAAKLLNPVALFRSTSSPFFHASSGTRDDGSDSSNDISDESWMLRRSHRSTLDRLCEWEKKLYEEVKSGARIRRAYEKKCLQIMDVKDEDSSVDEKTKAMIRDLHARMKVSMHTIGSVSKRIKALRDEELQPQLMELIRGLSRMWRVIAECHVIQKRTIEEGKLILSDTPPKRSETSGDPDPARLARSAASLESELRNWRACFESWVTSQRSYVRSLAGWAQRCVRSDTNTPKFLFPSRPSNAGPPIFEICIQWSGFLDAVPEAGATEGMDFFAAGVASVYGREEEAKRAERFGGGVSADTEGKVDAAEREEGRVTEEVAVRILCAGMSAAVSSLTEFAVKSAERYEEVMKQWEKDTPEKDGA, encoded by the exons ATGCCCACGAAGAAAACAATCCCTGAGCTCACTGGCGTTCCTTTGAAGTCCTCATCTACAACGCCAATTCAATCCCAATCTTCTCACACAGTTCATTACTTGAGATCAAGTGGAACTCCATCGGTTTCCGTCATTGAGAGGCCCCATTCACCAGAGACCATGAGAGTAGAATCCTACCCCCCAATGCATCATTTCGGAATCGATAGCTTCTTTGTCGCGCAATCACCACCACGTAAGAACTCACCCTACTTCTCTTCGCCATGCCACAAGTCAAGCTTTCCTCCGCCATCACCTATCCAAACTTCCCAATTCGACTTCTTTTGGGACCCCTTTTTGTCGCTGGATACGTACGCGTACCCCACTAGGAACAGTCTCGATCAGATGGACATCGACAATGAAATGGCAGAGCTGAGGCAAGCTTGTGAAGAAAAAGAGATACCCAAATTAGAAGAGGAAAATGATATCAAAGAGGCAGAAATGAAGGAAGAAAGTGTTGGCGAGGACAGTGATATGGAGCacgggaaggaggggcttcaatcTCAGAGTAAAGACAGCACTGAAGTATCAGAAGCGCAAAATGGGGTAGAAACTAAAGTTGGTAATGGAGAGGAAGTAGTGACCAGAGATGGAGAAGCATCATTAGAAAGAACTGGTTTTACTGTCTATGCGAGCCGAAGACCGACGAGTATGGCAGAGGTTGTCAAGGACCTCGATACCCAGTTCAGTACAGTGTGCAATTCTGCTACAGAGGTTTTGAGGATTTTGGAGGCAACTGGACCACAGAAATCCTCAACTGCAACTGAGCTAACAG CCGCAAAACTGTTGAATCCGGTTGCTTTGTTCCGCTCGACATCATCTCCATTCTTTCACGCTTCTTCTGGTACCAGAGACGATGGTTCCGACAGCAGTAATGACATCTCTGATGAATCTTGGATGCTTCGTAGGAGTCACCGATCAACATTAGACAGATTGTGCGAATGGGAGAAGAAGCTTTATGAGGAAGTTAAG TCTGGAGCTCGAATTCGAAGAGCTTATGAGAAGAAGTGCCTGCAAATCATGGATGTGAAGGATGAGGATTCATCCGTGGATGAGAAAACAAAGGCCATGATACGGGATCTTCATGCACGGATGAAAGTTTCTATGCACACGATCGGATCGGTGTCGAAGAGAATCAAGGCATTAAGGGATGAGGAGCTGCAGCCACAGCTAATGGAGCTGATTAGAGG GTTGTCGAGGATGTGGCGAGTGATTGCGGAGTGCCACGTCATCCAGAAGCGCACGATAGAGGAAGGCAAGCTCATCCTATCCGACACGCCTCCGAAACGCTCCGAGACATCGGGCGATCCCGATCCGGCCCGACTCGCCCGATCCGCCGCGAGTCTTGAGTCGGAGCTCCGAAACTGGCGCGCCTGCTTCGAGTCCTGGGTCACATCTCAACGGTCCTACGTCCGCTCCCTTGCTGGGTGGGCCCAACGATGCGTCCGATCCGATACCAACACGCCGAAATTCCTATTCCCTTCCCGCCCATCCAACGCCGGGCCGCCGATATTCGAGATCTGCATCCAGTGGTCCGGATTCCTAGACGCTGTCCCCGAGGCCGGCGCGACCGAGGGCATGGATTTCTTCGCGGCCGGGGTCGCGTCGGTGTACGGAAGGGAGGAGGAGGCGAAGAGAGCAGAGCGTTTCGGTGGCGGAGTTTCGGCCGATACGGAAGGGAAGGTGGATGCGGCGGAGAGAGAGGAGGGACGTGTGACGGAGGAAGTCGCCGTTAGAATTCTGTGCGCGGGCATGTCGGCTGCCGTTAGTTCGCTAACGGAGTTCGCCGTTAAGTCTGCCGAGCGGTACGAGGAGGTGATGAAGCAATGGGAGAAGGACACGCCGGAAAAGGATGGGGCGTAA